TGCTGGCCGGTCGCGTCAAGGACTGGTCCAGCTGCAGAGGGCGATGGCCGGCGCTAGTGGCCACGTCGCCCCACGGATCGCCGTGCGGATGGCAGGAGTGCTCGCCACCACGGGACGCTTCGCGGACTCGGCCGCGGTGCTCCGCGACGCGGCCGCAAGCTTCTCCGCGCTCGACGACTCTGTGTGGGAGGCCCGGGCGCGGATCTGGCTGGCTCACACGCTGCTCCACCTCGGACAGCTGGACGACGCCCAGGAGGAGGCCGAGTCGGCAGGGCGACTGTACGACGGTCCGGAGACCGTCTGGGAGCGGATCTCGGTCCTGGAGAACCTCGCCGACATCGCTGCCGCCCGGGGCGACCTGGTGCGCAGCCTCCGCCTCGGTGCCGAGGCCGCTCGCTTCTGCGCCGAGCTCGGCGTCGAGCCGCGGGCCGAGCTGGTCGGCCAGAACGCGAGCGTCCATCTCGCGGCCGGGCTGGCCGACGACGCAGCGGCTGTCCTCGGGCAGCGGCTCGCGACCACCTCCCTGACCGAGATGGACCGTGCTGAGCTGCAGCTGCTCCGTGCTGATGCCCTGCTCGCCGCGGGCCGTCCGCCCGACGCGATCGAGGAGGCCCGGGCAGCACGGCGCGGCTTCGAGCACGCCGGACGCACCTGGTATGCCCGGCGCGCTCAGGCGACCCTGCTGCAGGCTCGGGTGCGCGCGGGGGAGGTCCGCGGCGCGGCCGCAGAAGCTCGGGGTGTGGCCGAGGCACTCGACACCGAGGGAGCACCCGAGGCACCCCTCGCCCTCACCCTCGCCGGCCGGCTCGCCCGCGGCGCCGACCGCATCGATCTCTGGACCCGAGCCGCGTCGTACCGCCACCACCCCAACGCCCTCGTCCGCGCCGCCGCCTGGCACGCCCAGGGCCTGGCCCGCGAGGAGACCCACGACCGGGGCGGTGTCCTCCGGGCGGCGGCAGCCGGACTCGACGCGATCGACGAGCACCGGCGCCTGATCGGCTCCTCCGAGCTCAGGGCGCTGGCGACGACCCACGGACGCGAGCTGACCACCATCGCCCTGCGCCATGCGGCATCCGACGCAAGGACGCTGCTGCGGTGGAGCGAGCGGACCCGGGCGACGGCCCTGGCGCAGCCGCCGGCGACCTCGGACGCGGCGACCATCCCGGCCTCGCTCGCGGCGCTGCGCGACAACGGGCGCCAGCTGGCCGAGGCCCGACAGGAGGGTACGCCGACCGAGGAGCTCGAGCGGGAGCGGCGGCGGCTGGAGCGGGCGGTGCGGGCGGAGAGCCACACGCTGTCGGCGACGACGGCCACCCAGCAGCGGCCCACGAGTGTCGAGGAGATCGTCGCGGCGACCGGCGAGACCTGCCTGGTGGAGCTGGTCGACGTCGACGGGAGCCTGCACGTCGTGGTCGCCCACGCCGGCAAGGTACGACGCCGGGTCGCCGGCACGACGTCCGAGATCGCCGCCCTGCTCGGCCCGGCAGGGATGCTGCTGCGCCGGGCGGCCCGGGGCCGGCCGGCCGACACCGCCACCATCGGGCGGTCCCTGCAGCAGGCCGTCCTCGGCGACGCGGTCCGACTGCTCCCCGACGCCCCTGTGACCCTCGCCCCGACGGCCCGCCTGCACGGCCTGGCCTGGTCCCTGCTCCCGGCCCTCCAGGACCGGCCGTTCGCGGTGGTCCCCTCGGCCGGCCAGTGGCTGCGGGCCCGCGCCACGCCCGCCCCGCAGCAGGCCGGCACCGTGCTCGTGGCCGGTCCGGCCCTGGCGAGCGGCGGCGCGGAGGTGCCGGTCCTCGCCGAGCGCCACCCGGACGCCGTCCTGCTCGACGGGCCGCGGGCCACGCTCGAGGCGGTGCTGGCCCACCTCGACGGCGCCGGTCTGGTGCACCTCGCCGCGCACGGCCGGTTCCGGGCCGACAGCCCGCTGTTCTCGGCGCTCGACCTGGCCGACGGCCCGCTGACGGTCCACGACCTGGAGCGGGTCCCGCGGGCGCCGTACCGCGTCGTGCTCTCCGCCTGCGAGTCCGGCGTGCTCGCGCCGGTCGGGGCCGAGGAGCTGCTCGGGCTGGCGGCGGCGCTCTTCTCGCTCGGCACGGCCGGGCTGGTGTGCAGCGTCGGCGAGGTCAACGACGACGCGACCGCCGACCTGATGGTCGGCCTCCATGCCGCGCTCGCCGACGGCAGCGACCCGGCGACCGCCCTGTGCGAGGTACGCCGCCGAGCAGCGGGCGATCCGGTCGCGGCCGGCACCGCGGCGGCGTTCCTCGCGCTGGGCGTGTGACCGATAGAACCCGTTCTCGTTGTGGAGGGCATGCCGCGCCGTGCCCTCACGACCGTCGCCGTCCTGCTCGCCCTGCTCGGTGGCCTCCTCGCTGCGCCCGCGCCGGCACGGGCCGACACGAAGCCCTTGCCCGTGCCCTACAGCTTCCTGCCGAACGCCGCCTTCGGCGGCATGCCCGGCGCCAACGCACCCGGCACCAACGACTTCACCTGCAAGCCGACTGCCGCCCACCCCCGTCCGGTGATCCTCGTCCACGGCCTGCTCGGCAACCGCGCCACCAACTGGCAGACCTACGGCCCCCTGCTCAAGAACAACGGCTACTGCGTCTTCGCACTCACCTACGGCGTCGAGTACGACGTCACCCCGGTCAACCTGTTCGGCGGCGTCGACGACATGCGGGTCAGCGCCCGCCAGCTCAAGAGGTTCGTGCAGAAGGTGCTCCGGGCGACCGGAGCCAGCAAGGTCGACCTGGTCGGGCACTCCGAGGGCACGGTGATGCCGCAGTGGTACCTCAAGTTCCTGGGCGGAGCGAAGCGGGTCGAGAACTACGTCGGCCTCGCCTCGGCCTACCGCGGCACCGGCGTCGCCTCGCTCGGTGACCTCGTCGCCGCCGTCCTCCCTGGCGGCATTCTGCCTACTGGCTGCCGCTCCTGCCTGCAGTTCTCGCCGGCCTCGAGGTTCATGAAGAGGCTCCACGAGGGCGGCATGCTCCAGCCCGGGGTGCGCTACACGAGCATCGTCACGAAGTACGACGAGCTGGTGCTGCCCTACACCAACGGCACCCTGCCCGGCGTGAACAACGTGGTGCTGCAGGACGTCTGCAAGCAGGACTACTCCGAGCACTTCCAGATCGCGTCGAGCCGCAACGCCGCCCAGCTGGTGCTCAACGCGCTGAACCCCGACCACCCGCGCCCGATCCGCTGCGCGCTCGTCCTGCCCTTCGTCGGCGAGCTGATCCCCGGACTGCTCTGAGCGGGCGGGCCGCGGCCGAATAGGCTTCGGCCATGACTGGAACCAGCCTCACTGCCCGGGAAGCCATCGCGGCCGTCCAGGGGCACGAGGCCTGGGCGATCATCCGCCGCTCCACCCGCGCGGGCGACCGCGACACCGTCGGCGTCCTCGGCGGCACCCGCAGCGTCGTCGAGTCGATCATGGACATCCCGCTCGAGACCGGCGTACCGGAGCCGGGGCACATCTGCGACCGGCTGGTCGCAGTACCGTTCCGGCAGGTCAGCGAGCGCGGCTTCGAGGCCCACGACGACGGCACTCCGCTCGTCGTGGTCGACGTGCACAGCGAGCACGAGTTCTCCGTGGCCGACGTGGTCGACGCGATCGACCCGGTCGAGGTGGAGTTCACCGATCGCGGCGGCTTCGAGACCTCCGACGAGGAGTACGCCAAGATCGTCGCCGCGATCATCGACGGCGAGATCGGCCAGGGCGAGGGCGCCAACCTCGTCGTCGGCCGCAACTACCGCGCCGTCGTCGCCGACTTCGGCCCCGACGTCGCGTTGACCGTCTTCCGCCGGCTGCTGGAGCGCGAGCGCGGCGCGTACTGGACCTTCGTCTTCTTCACCGGCGACCGCTTCCTGATCGGCGCGTCGCCCGAGCGGCACGTGTCGGTCCACGGCGGCGACGTCCGCATGAACCCGATCTCCGGCACCTTCCACCTGCGCCCGCCCGCCGGCGAGACCCGCAGCACCGAGGCGCGGATGCGCGACTTCCTCAAGGACGAGAAGGAGATCTACGAGCTCTTCATGGTCGTCGACGAGGAGCTCAAGATGATGTGCGACATCTGCACCGAGGGCGGCCAGGTGCTCGGCCCGTTCCTCAAGCCGATGACCCACCTCATCCACACGGAGTACCTCCTGGCCGGCCGCACCACCCGCGACGTGCGCGAGGTCCTGCGCGACACGATGTACGCCGCCACCGTCACCGGCTCGCCCGTCGAGAACGCCTGCCGCCTGATCAGGCAGTACGAGCCCGAGGGCCGCGGCTACTACGCCTCCGCGCTCGCCATCTTCGGCCGCGACGAGGCCGGTGAGCCGGTCCTCGACAGCCCGATCGTGCTGCGCACGGCCGACGTCTCGACGTCCGGCTCGCTCAAGGTCACGGCCGGAGCCACCCTGGTGCGCGACTCCGTGCCGGCGTACGAGGTCGCGGAGACGCACGCCAAGGCGGGCGGCATCCTGTCGGCCTTCGGCCTCGTCCCGCCCGCCCCGGTGCCGGACGTCGCCGTCGCCGACCTGGTCGTGGACGAGGAGGTGCTGATCGCGCTCAACGCCCGCAACAACCGGCTCTCCGGCTTCTGGCTCGCCGACCAGGCCGGCACCCCGGTCGACCCGCGCCTCGCCGGGAAGTCCGCCGTCATCCTCGACGGCGAGGACGACTTCGTGAACATGCTGCGCCACATGCTCGCCCGGATGGGCATGAGCTCGTCGGTGGTGCGTCACGAGGACTACGCAGACGGCGTGCTCGACGGCTACGACCTGGTCATCGTCGGGCCGGGCCCCGGCGACCCGCGCGACGACGCCGACCCGAAGATGGGTCAGCTGCGCGCCGCCGTCGCCTGGCTGCTGGCCAACGAGAAGCCGTTCGTCGCGGTCTGCCTGGGCCACCAGGCGCTGTGCCACCAGCTCGGCATCCCGCTCGCCTACAAGGACATCGTGTTCCAGGGCACCCAGGCCACCGTGCTGCTCGACGGGCGCCCCCAGCGGGTCGGCTTCTACAACACCTTCGTGGGCCGGGTGTCGGACGACCTCGAGCTCCCGGCGGGTGTCCGGGTGGACGCCGACGCAGAGACCGGCGATGTCAACGCCCTGGCCGGCCCCCACTTCCGGGGCGTCCAGTTCCATGCCGAGTCGATCCTCACCGAGCGCGGCTTCGACATCGTCCACGACCTCGTCGCCGGCGTCCTGCTCTGAGCGTGCCGACGTGGACCTGATCGCGGGCTCACCGGCGTCGTACCTCGGCGCGGACGAGGTCGTCGAGTCCGCGGCACCCGCGATCGTCGCCCTGGCCGAGCAGCTGGGCGCCGGCGTCCTGGACGACGCCGCGTTCGCGGACGCGTCCTTCGCCTGGGTGCGCGACGAGATCGCCCACGCCGGCGACGCGGGCGACCCGCGGTTCGCCGTCTCGGCGACGGCGGTGCTCGCCGACGGGGTCGGCTGGTGCTACGCCAAGGCGCACCTGCTCGCCGCCGTGCTGCGTGCCGGCGGCGTACCCACCGGGCTGTGCTACCAGAAGCTGGCCGACGGCGACGCGCACGTCGTGCACGGCCTGGTCGCCGTCCACCTCGACGGTGCCTGGCACCGGCAGGACCCGCGGGGCAACAAGCCCGGCGTGGCAGCTGAGTTCTCGCTGGGCGAGGAGCGGCTGGCGTGGCCGGTCGACGCGGCTGCCGGCGAGGTCGACTGGCCCGAGGTGCACGTCGTACCCGCTCCGGGTGTGGTCGCCGCGCTGCGACGCGGCGAGCTCGCCGTGGAGCTGTGACGCGGGATGCTCGCGGGCGCCTGTCCACAGGCTGCTGCTCCGCAGTGGCGTGACGCATCACCAGCGGGCACGATCAGCCCATCACTCCGCTTCACCGGAAGGTCCGGTGGAGAGGAAGGGCGCGATGCTCGTTGTCGTGTCAACCCTGCTGGCACTGCCCGGAGCGGTGTGGGCGATCATCCAGGTGATCGACCGTTTCCGTCGGAAGCCCTAAGCAGGGGCGGGACGGCTCGGCGCCTACCTGAGCCGTCCCGCTTCCTTCCTTCGATGGTACGCCGAGATGAGGGCCCGATGGCGGTGACGAAGCGATGACCACTCCCGACGTCGTGGTCGTCGACCACCACGACTCCTACACCTGGAACCTGGTCCACCTGGTCGCCGGCGTGACCGGCGTACTGCCGACGGTGGTGCAGTGGGACGACCCGGTCGACCTCGCGACGTACTCCCACATCGTGCTCTCGCCGGGGCCCGGCCACCCGACCGAGTACGCCTGGGGCTTCGACGAGGGCCGGCCGGTGCTCGGTGTCTGCCTGGGCATGCAGGGCCTGGTGGTCGCGTTCGGCGGCGAGGTGGGACGGGTCGAGCCCGCCCATGGCACGGTCGAGGCGGTGACCCACGACGGGCGCGGGGTCTTCGCCGGCCTGCCGGACCCGATCGCCGCGGTCCGCTACCACTCGCTGGCGGCCACCCGACTGCCCGACGGGCTCGAGGCGACGGCGTGGGCGGCGGACGGCACCGTGATGGGGGTGCGGCACCGGACCCTGCCGCTCGAGGGCGTGCAGTTCCACCCCGAGTCGGTGCTGTCCGAGCACGGGGCGAGGCTGGTCGCGAACTTCCTCGCGGTGGGAGGGTGAGCACATGGTGATCCAGGGCGAGCCTGCGGAGCTGTTCGCCCGGATCCAGGCCCGCCACCCGCGCTGCATGTGGCTCGACGGCGGCGGTGCCCGCACCTGGTCGCGGCGCCGCTCGATGCTCGGCTGGCTCGACGACGACGACGTGTCCCTGACCTACGACGCCAGCACCCGCGAGGTGACCCGTCACGCCGGCGGCCGTGCGGTGGTGGTCGGCGACGACCCCTTCGCCGTGCTGGAGGCGGAGCTCGCCGACGGCCGGCCGAGCGACCAGTGGTTCGGCTACCTCGGGTACGCCGCCCGCGCGGACCTGCCCGCCACCCCCGACCCGGACCTGCCCGACGCCCTGTGGCTGCGGCCCTCGCACATCCGGGAGTACGAGCACCCGGTCGCCGCCCCGGCGGCCACCCTCGGCATCACCGCGGGTGAGCCGACCGCCACACCGCCGGCGTACGCCCGCGCCTTCACCACCGTCCAGGAGCACCTGCACGCCGGCAACTCCTACGAGGTCAACCTCACCCACCGCATCCGGGCGGACAGCCCGCTCAGCCCGGCGGCGGCGTACCTCCGGCTCCGGGCGCTGAATCCCGCTCCGTACGCGGGTTTCCTGCAGCACGACGTCCCGGGCGCAGAGGCCTGGTTGCTGAGCTCGAGCCCCGAGCGCTACGCCCTCATCACCGAGGACCGGGTGATCGAGACCAAGCCGATCAAGGGCACCACCGCGCGCGGGAGCACCCCGGCCGAGGACCAGGAGGCCCGGGACCGGCTGGCGAGCGACCCGAAGTTCCGCTCCGAGAACCTGATGATCGTCGACCTGCTGCGCAACGACCTCGCGCTGGTGTGCGAGGTCGGGTCCGTGGATGTCCCGAGCCTGATGGAGGTCGAGTCGTACGCGTCCGTGCACCAGCTGGTGTCCACGGTGCGGGGGACGCTGCGCGACGACGTCGGCACCGTCGCCGCGCTGAAGGCCCTCTTCCCGGCCGGCTCGATGACCGGCGCGCCCAAGCTGCGCACGATGGAGATCATCGAGGACGTCGAGGCCACGCCGCGCGGGGTCTACTCCGGCGCCTTCGGCTGGGTCTCCGGCGACGGCCGCGCGGACCTGGGCGTGGTGATCCGCACCCTCACCACCGCCGGCGACGACTACGTGCTCGGCACCGGCGGTGGGATCACCGTCGCCAGCGACGTCGACGAGGAGTGGGCCGAGACGGAGTGGAAGGCCGCGCGGCTGCTCCAGGCGATCAATCCCTGAACCAA
The genomic region above belongs to Nocardioides sp. QY071 and contains:
- a CDS encoding CHAT domain-containing protein produces the protein MEELLQLAIDDPERGRRQAEDLLTSSADPAVLSYAHQCLGIVARDAGQAELADTHLRAGLRAAQLARDADRERDVRASYGTALACAGRSRQGLVQLQRAMAGASGHVAPRIAVRMAGVLATTGRFADSAAVLRDAAASFSALDDSVWEARARIWLAHTLLHLGQLDDAQEEAESAGRLYDGPETVWERISVLENLADIAAARGDLVRSLRLGAEAARFCAELGVEPRAELVGQNASVHLAAGLADDAAAVLGQRLATTSLTEMDRAELQLLRADALLAAGRPPDAIEEARAARRGFEHAGRTWYARRAQATLLQARVRAGEVRGAAAEARGVAEALDTEGAPEAPLALTLAGRLARGADRIDLWTRAASYRHHPNALVRAAAWHAQGLAREETHDRGGVLRAAAAGLDAIDEHRRLIGSSELRALATTHGRELTTIALRHAASDARTLLRWSERTRATALAQPPATSDAATIPASLAALRDNGRQLAEARQEGTPTEELERERRRLERAVRAESHTLSATTATQQRPTSVEEIVAATGETCLVELVDVDGSLHVVVAHAGKVRRRVAGTTSEIAALLGPAGMLLRRAARGRPADTATIGRSLQQAVLGDAVRLLPDAPVTLAPTARLHGLAWSLLPALQDRPFAVVPSAGQWLRARATPAPQQAGTVLVAGPALASGGAEVPVLAERHPDAVLLDGPRATLEAVLAHLDGAGLVHLAAHGRFRADSPLFSALDLADGPLTVHDLERVPRAPYRVVLSACESGVLAPVGAEELLGLAAALFSLGTAGLVCSVGEVNDDATADLMVGLHAALADGSDPATALCEVRRRAAGDPVAAGTAAAFLALGV
- a CDS encoding alpha/beta fold hydrolase — its product is MPRRALTTVAVLLALLGGLLAAPAPARADTKPLPVPYSFLPNAAFGGMPGANAPGTNDFTCKPTAAHPRPVILVHGLLGNRATNWQTYGPLLKNNGYCVFALTYGVEYDVTPVNLFGGVDDMRVSARQLKRFVQKVLRATGASKVDLVGHSEGTVMPQWYLKFLGGAKRVENYVGLASAYRGTGVASLGDLVAAVLPGGILPTGCRSCLQFSPASRFMKRLHEGGMLQPGVRYTSIVTKYDELVLPYTNGTLPGVNNVVLQDVCKQDYSEHFQIASSRNAAQLVLNALNPDHPRPIRCALVLPFVGELIPGLL
- a CDS encoding anthranilate synthase family protein, which produces MTGTSLTAREAIAAVQGHEAWAIIRRSTRAGDRDTVGVLGGTRSVVESIMDIPLETGVPEPGHICDRLVAVPFRQVSERGFEAHDDGTPLVVVDVHSEHEFSVADVVDAIDPVEVEFTDRGGFETSDEEYAKIVAAIIDGEIGQGEGANLVVGRNYRAVVADFGPDVALTVFRRLLERERGAYWTFVFFTGDRFLIGASPERHVSVHGGDVRMNPISGTFHLRPPAGETRSTEARMRDFLKDEKEIYELFMVVDEELKMMCDICTEGGQVLGPFLKPMTHLIHTEYLLAGRTTRDVREVLRDTMYAATVTGSPVENACRLIRQYEPEGRGYYASALAIFGRDEAGEPVLDSPIVLRTADVSTSGSLKVTAGATLVRDSVPAYEVAETHAKAGGILSAFGLVPPAPVPDVAVADLVVDEEVLIALNARNNRLSGFWLADQAGTPVDPRLAGKSAVILDGEDDFVNMLRHMLARMGMSSSVVRHEDYADGVLDGYDLVIVGPGPGDPRDDADPKMGQLRAAVAWLLANEKPFVAVCLGHQALCHQLGIPLAYKDIVFQGTQATVLLDGRPQRVGFYNTFVGRVSDDLELPAGVRVDADAETGDVNALAGPHFRGVQFHAESILTERGFDIVHDLVAGVLL
- a CDS encoding transglutaminase family protein produces the protein MDLIAGSPASYLGADEVVESAAPAIVALAEQLGAGVLDDAAFADASFAWVRDEIAHAGDAGDPRFAVSATAVLADGVGWCYAKAHLLAAVLRAGGVPTGLCYQKLADGDAHVVHGLVAVHLDGAWHRQDPRGNKPGVAAEFSLGEERLAWPVDAAAGEVDWPEVHVVPAPGVVAALRRGELAVEL
- a CDS encoding aminodeoxychorismate/anthranilate synthase component II; amino-acid sequence: MTTPDVVVVDHHDSYTWNLVHLVAGVTGVLPTVVQWDDPVDLATYSHIVLSPGPGHPTEYAWGFDEGRPVLGVCLGMQGLVVAFGGEVGRVEPAHGTVEAVTHDGRGVFAGLPDPIAAVRYHSLAATRLPDGLEATAWAADGTVMGVRHRTLPLEGVQFHPESVLSEHGARLVANFLAVGG
- a CDS encoding anthranilate synthase component I family protein, producing MVIQGEPAELFARIQARHPRCMWLDGGGARTWSRRRSMLGWLDDDDVSLTYDASTREVTRHAGGRAVVVGDDPFAVLEAELADGRPSDQWFGYLGYAARADLPATPDPDLPDALWLRPSHIREYEHPVAAPAATLGITAGEPTATPPAYARAFTTVQEHLHAGNSYEVNLTHRIRADSPLSPAAAYLRLRALNPAPYAGFLQHDVPGAEAWLLSSSPERYALITEDRVIETKPIKGTTARGSTPAEDQEARDRLASDPKFRSENLMIVDLLRNDLALVCEVGSVDVPSLMEVESYASVHQLVSTVRGTLRDDVGTVAALKALFPAGSMTGAPKLRTMEIIEDVEATPRGVYSGAFGWVSGDGRADLGVVIRTLTTAGDDYVLGTGGGITVASDVDEEWAETEWKAARLLQAINP